The following are encoded in a window of Vicinamibacterales bacterium genomic DNA:
- the rpoN gene encoding RNA polymerase factor sigma-54 → MAISQKLHTKLVQKLILTPSLQQAIKLLPMSTLELADLLNQEMVENPLLEEVPTEELQPAEQQAQNEKADAEKPSAEKTDQWDDADYEYFFGDYLDDGYRSRTPSEVKELPPIENTLSSTGSLSDHLMWQLSMEAENDKLNDLGDRVRDIGTAIIGNLDDDGYLVASVEEIAAMGDWAVSDVERVLQHVQGFDPHGVAARDLQECLWLQLKFLGLEGTATEKIVTEHLKLLQNHQVPEIARRMALQIEDLKEHIEIIRNLDPKPGSRYNPQQSQYVIPDVYVVKLEDQYVAMLNEEGLPQLRISPTYRRLLDKNGGSAQANDETRAYVKDKFRSALWLIKSVDQRQKTIQKVANSIINFQREFLDHGIEYLRPLVLRDVANDIGMHESTVSRVVNNKYMHTPQGVFELKYFFHSGISSSYGDSVSSVTIKQRIRKIIENEDPRKPLSDSKIVSILQKEGLMLARRTIAKYREELKIPTSNQRKVLY, encoded by the coding sequence ATGGCGATCTCGCAGAAGCTTCATACCAAACTCGTCCAGAAGCTCATCCTTACGCCGTCGCTCCAGCAGGCGATCAAGCTGCTGCCGATGTCGACGCTGGAGCTGGCCGACCTGCTCAACCAGGAAATGGTCGAGAACCCTCTCCTCGAAGAAGTACCGACCGAGGAGTTGCAGCCGGCCGAGCAGCAGGCGCAGAACGAGAAAGCCGACGCCGAGAAGCCCTCGGCGGAGAAGACCGACCAGTGGGACGACGCCGACTACGAGTACTTCTTCGGCGACTATCTCGACGACGGCTACCGGTCGCGGACCCCTTCCGAGGTCAAAGAACTCCCGCCCATCGAGAACACGCTGTCGTCGACCGGTTCGCTGTCGGATCACCTGATGTGGCAGCTGTCGATGGAAGCGGAGAACGACAAGCTGAACGACCTTGGCGATCGGGTGCGCGACATCGGCACGGCGATCATCGGCAACCTCGATGACGACGGCTACCTGGTCGCGTCGGTCGAGGAGATCGCCGCGATGGGGGACTGGGCGGTCTCGGATGTCGAGCGCGTGCTGCAGCATGTGCAGGGCTTCGACCCGCACGGGGTGGCGGCGCGCGACCTGCAGGAGTGCCTCTGGCTGCAGCTGAAGTTCCTCGGCCTCGAGGGGACGGCGACCGAAAAGATCGTCACCGAGCACCTGAAGCTGCTGCAGAACCACCAGGTGCCGGAGATCGCGCGGCGCATGGCGCTGCAGATCGAAGATCTCAAAGAGCACATCGAGATCATCCGCAACCTCGATCCGAAGCCGGGCAGCCGCTACAACCCCCAGCAGTCGCAGTACGTCATCCCCGACGTCTACGTGGTCAAGCTGGAGGACCAGTACGTCGCGATGCTCAACGAGGAAGGGCTGCCGCAGCTGCGCATCAGCCCGACCTACCGGCGGCTGCTCGACAAGAACGGCGGCAGCGCCCAGGCGAACGATGAGACGCGCGCCTACGTCAAGGACAAGTTCCGCTCGGCGCTGTGGCTGATCAAGTCGGTCGACCAGCGGCAGAAGACGATCCAGAAGGTCGCCAACAGCATCATCAACTTCCAGCGCGAGTTCCTCGATCACGGCATCGAATACCTGCGGCCGCTGGTGCTGCGCGACGTGGCCAACGACATCGGCATGCACGAGTCGACCGTCAGCCGCGTCGTCAACAACAAGTACATGCACACGCCGCAGGGCGTGTTCGAACTGAAGTACTTCTTCCACAGCGGCATCAGCAGCTCGTACGGCGACAGCGTGTCGTCGGTGACGATCAAGCAGCGGATCCGCAAGATCATCGAGAACGAAGACCCGCGCAAGCCGCTCAGCGACTCGAAGATCGTCAGCATCCTGCAGAAGGAAGGGCTGATGCTGGCCCGCCGCACCATCGCCAAGTACCGCGAAGAGCTCAAGATCCCCACCTCCAACCAGCGTAAGGTGCTGTACTAG
- the lptB gene encoding LPS export ABC transporter ATP-binding protein yields MPTLHTRELTKSYGGRTVVRGVNIEIESGEVVGLLGANGAGKTTTFSMVVGLTAPDTGRVLLDGADVTDDPMYIRARKGIGYLPQEASIFRGLTVEQNIMAILETLRLSGSERRARLRELLAELGLTPLAKSPAYTLSGGERRRAEITRALVMSPKFMLLDEPFAGIDPIAVTDIQKIIAHLRDRGIGVLITDHNVRETLKITDRAYIVHDGVIFKSGTPQSLADDEDVKRIYLGADFRLD; encoded by the coding sequence ATGCCGACGCTGCACACGCGTGAACTGACGAAGTCCTACGGCGGCCGGACGGTCGTCCGCGGCGTCAACATCGAGATCGAGTCCGGCGAGGTCGTCGGGCTGCTTGGCGCCAACGGCGCCGGCAAGACGACCACGTTCTCGATGGTCGTCGGCCTGACGGCGCCGGACACCGGCCGCGTGCTGCTCGACGGCGCCGACGTCACCGACGACCCGATGTATATCCGGGCCCGCAAGGGCATCGGCTACCTGCCGCAGGAGGCGTCGATCTTCCGGGGGCTGACGGTCGAGCAGAACATCATGGCCATCCTGGAAACGCTCAGGCTCAGCGGCTCGGAGCGCCGGGCCCGACTGAGGGAGCTGCTGGCGGAGCTGGGGCTGACGCCGCTCGCCAAGTCGCCGGCCTACACACTCTCGGGTGGCGAGCGCCGGCGGGCCGAAATCACCCGGGCCCTCGTCATGTCTCCCAAGTTCATGCTGCTGGACGAGCCGTTCGCCGGCATCGACCCGATCGCGGTCACCGACATCCAGAAGATCATCGCGCACCTGCGGGACCGGGGAATCGGGGTCCTCATCACCGACCATAACGTGCGCGAAACGCTGAAGATCACCGATCGGGCCTACATCGTCCACGACGGGGTGATTTTCAAGAGCGGAACGCCGCAAAGCCTTGCCGACGACGAAGATGTGAAGCGCATTTACCTCGGAGCCGACTTCCGGTTGGACTAG
- the recJ gene encoding single-stranded-DNA-specific exonuclease RecJ has protein sequence MKSILWDHLPCDDAATERLAAALNLHPTVARLLCLRGLGDPDAAGRFLSPTLDHLHDPFLLADMLKAVERIERALANKERIAIHGDYDVDGITSTVILRRALEMLGGEVVHFIPERLRDGYGLQPAAIDRLHAEGVQLVISVDCGIRATEATARARELGVDLIITDHHEPEGTLPPALAVINPKRADCRYPDKNLAGVGVALKLVQALCGRADRAKWLPAFVKIAAIGTLADVVPLVGENRVIAKLGLGSLSTGRHTVGLRALLEASGLTGKRIDSYQVGFILAPRVNAAGRMSTPDIATRLLLANDESMIEEARALAQQLNDENLRRQTEEAELVTQAKKAIETDPAIGAHNVLVVGGDGWHRGVIGIAASKLVDQYHKPAIVLSVEGGVAHGSCRSIPAFDMLDALERCADLFHRFGGHRQAAGLTMDAARVPEFRARINAHADHVLEPDHLRPRLRIDGTLNLRHITPALVDGLNAMAPFGLANPRPVFHAMPVEIVDGPRPIKDRHLKMTFRQDGRSFRAIAWRAAERAAFLTEHRAGVNLAFSLEQNEYQGETYLELSVADFKRLDDVQ, from the coding sequence ATGAAATCGATCCTGTGGGACCACCTGCCGTGCGATGACGCCGCCACCGAACGGCTCGCCGCGGCGCTGAACCTCCACCCGACGGTGGCGCGGCTGCTGTGCCTGCGCGGCCTCGGCGATCCCGACGCCGCCGGCCGCTTTCTGTCTCCGACCCTCGATCACCTGCACGATCCCTTTCTGCTCGCCGACATGCTGAAGGCCGTCGAGCGCATCGAACGGGCGCTGGCGAACAAGGAACGCATCGCCATCCACGGCGACTACGACGTCGACGGCATCACCTCCACCGTCATCCTGCGCCGCGCGCTCGAGATGCTCGGCGGGGAAGTCGTCCACTTCATCCCCGAGCGGCTGCGCGACGGCTATGGCCTGCAGCCGGCCGCCATCGATCGCCTCCACGCCGAGGGGGTCCAACTGGTGATCTCCGTCGATTGCGGCATCCGCGCCACCGAGGCGACGGCGCGCGCCCGCGAGCTCGGCGTGGATCTGATCATCACCGATCATCACGAGCCGGAAGGCACGCTGCCGCCGGCGCTGGCCGTGATCAATCCCAAGCGCGCCGACTGCCGCTATCCGGACAAGAACCTCGCCGGCGTCGGGGTCGCGCTGAAGCTCGTCCAGGCGCTGTGCGGCCGCGCCGATCGGGCGAAGTGGCTGCCGGCGTTCGTCAAGATCGCCGCGATCGGCACGCTGGCCGACGTCGTCCCGCTGGTCGGCGAGAACCGCGTCATCGCCAAGCTCGGGCTCGGATCGCTCAGCACCGGGCGTCACACGGTTGGCCTGCGCGCGCTGCTCGAGGCGTCAGGGCTGACGGGCAAGCGCATCGACAGTTATCAGGTCGGCTTCATCCTGGCGCCGCGGGTCAACGCGGCGGGCCGGATGAGCACGCCCGACATCGCCACCCGCCTCCTCCTCGCCAACGACGAATCGATGATCGAGGAAGCGCGCGCGCTCGCGCAACAGCTCAACGACGAGAACCTGCGGCGGCAGACCGAGGAAGCGGAGCTCGTCACGCAGGCCAAGAAGGCGATCGAGACCGATCCGGCCATCGGCGCGCACAACGTGCTGGTCGTCGGCGGCGACGGCTGGCATCGCGGCGTCATCGGCATCGCCGCGTCGAAGCTCGTCGATCAGTACCACAAGCCGGCGATCGTCCTGTCGGTCGAGGGCGGCGTCGCGCACGGCTCCTGCCGCAGCATTCCCGCGTTCGACATGCTCGACGCGCTCGAGCGGTGCGCCGATCTCTTTCACCGCTTCGGCGGTCACCGCCAGGCCGCGGGTCTGACGATGGATGCGGCGCGGGTACCCGAGTTCCGCGCGCGGATCAACGCCCACGCCGACCATGTCCTCGAGCCGGATCACCTGCGGCCGCGGCTGCGCATCGACGGCACGCTCAACCTCAGACACATCACGCCCGCGCTGGTCGACGGGCTGAACGCGATGGCGCCGTTCGGCCTCGCCAACCCGCGTCCGGTCTTCCATGCGATGCCGGTCGAGATCGTCGACGGCCCGCGGCCGATCAAGGATCGCCATCTCAAGATGACGTTCCGGCAGGACGGCCGCAGCTTCCGCGCGATCGCGTGGCGCGCCGCCGAACGCGCCGCGTTCCTCACCGAGCACCGCGCCGGCGTCAACCTGGCGTTCTCGCTCGAGCAGAACGAGTATCAGGGCGAGACCTATCTCGAGCTGTCGGTCGCCGATTTCAAGCGACTGGACGACGTACAATAG
- a CDS encoding acetyl-CoA carboxylase carboxyltransferase subunit alpha codes for MPELLEFEEPVGVLLKEIEALSMLPKTAEREKSIDSLRRRADEIRGELFRNLTPWQRVLVARHPNRPNTLDYIERLFTNFDELHGDRRFADDHAIVAGLAEHRGRPVAVVGHQKGRDTKQKIFRNFGYARPEGYRKALRVMRLAEKFSRPIVVFIDTPAAYPGIESEERGVAEAIAVNLREMMLIEVPIVVIVCGEGGSGGALGIAVGDRLLMQEFSVYSVIPPEGCAAILWRDANRKVEAATALKITAPDLVALGLVDAIIPEPQGGAHNDYDAATALVDQALAASLDELSELGVPERLEARYQKFRRMGDVGLEDPAASAAGTPGPSQPTAE; via the coding sequence ATGCCTGAACTGCTGGAATTCGAAGAGCCGGTGGGAGTGCTGCTGAAGGAGATCGAAGCGCTCAGCATGCTTCCCAAGACGGCGGAGCGTGAGAAATCGATCGACTCGCTGCGGCGGCGCGCGGACGAGATCCGGGGCGAGCTGTTCAGGAATCTGACGCCGTGGCAGCGCGTCCTGGTGGCGCGGCATCCCAACCGGCCCAATACGCTCGACTACATCGAGCGGCTGTTCACCAACTTCGACGAACTGCACGGCGATCGCCGCTTCGCCGACGATCATGCGATCGTCGCCGGGCTTGCCGAGCACCGCGGGCGGCCGGTCGCGGTCGTCGGCCACCAGAAAGGGCGCGACACCAAGCAGAAGATCTTCCGCAACTTCGGCTACGCGCGGCCGGAGGGCTACCGCAAGGCGCTGCGCGTGATGCGCCTCGCCGAGAAGTTCTCGCGGCCGATCGTGGTGTTCATCGACACGCCGGCCGCCTACCCGGGCATCGAGTCCGAGGAGCGCGGCGTGGCCGAAGCCATCGCCGTCAACCTGCGCGAGATGATGCTGATCGAGGTGCCGATCGTCGTGATCGTCTGCGGCGAGGGCGGCAGCGGCGGCGCACTCGGGATCGCCGTCGGCGATCGCCTGCTGATGCAGGAATTCTCGGTCTACAGCGTCATCCCGCCCGAGGGCTGCGCCGCCATCCTGTGGCGCGACGCCAACCGGAAGGTCGAGGCCGCGACCGCGCTGAAGATCACCGCGCCGGATCTCGTGGCGCTCGGGCTCGTCGACGCGATCATCCCGGAGCCGCAGGGGGGGGCCCACAACGACTACGACGCGGCAACCGCGCTCGTCGATCAGGCGCTGGCGGCCTCGCTCGACGAGCTGTCGGAGCTCGGCGTGCCCGAGCGTCTCGAGGCCCGCTACCAGAAGTTCCGCCGCATGGGAGACGTCGGGCTGGAGGATCCAGCCGCGTCCGCCGCCGGGACGCCTGGGCCGTCGCAGCCGACCGCTGAATGA
- the dnaE gene encoding DNA polymerase III subunit alpha has protein sequence MAAEFVHLHLHSEYSLLDGACRIEELLDKAVELKMPAMAITEHGNMFSSVVFHDQARKRGINPILGCEVYVAPGDRRTKSGSPGETANHLVLLAETNEGYHNLIKLVSSGYTEGFYYKPRIDKALLAQHAKGLIGLSSCLKGEVATGIRTEQQHKAIAAAAAYRDILGRDNFFLEMQYQGIDEQQIVNTGLQPIARDLGIDLVVTNDVHYLKNSDYKPHDILLCIGTGKTVNDTDRLKYHGDQFFLKTAEEMARVFPDHLDAMRRTVEIAARCHVDLSFKENYLPNFEVPDGFTLDEYFEHIVRQGFEMRLARLRDLATQGRLTHTIDEYERRLSYEIEMIKKMKYPGYFCIVWDFIRYAREQGIPVGPGRGSAAGSFVAYCLRITDVDPIEYDLIFERFLNPERVSLPDIDIDFCERRRGEVIEYVTRKYGREQVAQIITFGTMKARAVVRDVARVMDIPYADADKVAKAVPPALDMTLAKALEESPPLKEMVEKDERVKELISVAQRLEGMTRHASVHAAGVVIAPRPLTEFVPLYKSQKDEIVTQWAMKEVERVGLLKMDFLGLSTLTLIQDCLAEIKRTEGVDLDIDAIPLSDGKTYKLFSDGQTYGVFQFESSGMRELLRKAKPERLDDLIALNALYRPGPLKSGMVDDFISRKQGKTEVKYELKQLEPILSDTYGVIAYQEQVMRIAAVLAGFTMGQSDVLRKAMGKKDPKVMAKQREAFMEGALKNGVNEKKARKIFDLMEFFAGYGFNKSHSTTYAWVAYQTAYLKANYPSHFMSALLTIEAANTDKLAMYLGECRDLGIPILPPDINTSQLAFTVERGQAGVMTGTAGSDATASVGQGVSASAQGGSPFSANPPVRFGLCAVKNVGEGAILSMLAVRAEKGRIESLFTLCEQVDQRLVNKRPLESLVKAGAFDDLAAGSIAQRRARLFAAVDKAVEHGSRRQRDRQDGHVSLFGGDEEGGDAAIPLPEAAAWNDAQQLAFEKEALGLYMSGHPLERFSDELKTFGAQRLGDLTQSLADVWIAGIVSGLRPLKTKKGDRMAVFMADDIAGGVEVVVFPEAFGKHGHLVVADAMLLVRGKYERDDESARLVASELQPISMLKERTTREVVIHLRAPSRGVLEALAELLSRHRGDRRVCLELDTKRNGHPALRVHADVAQRVRPSEKLVEEVERLCGAGTIELR, from the coding sequence ATGGCGGCCGAATTCGTTCACCTCCATCTGCACTCCGAGTACTCGCTGCTCGACGGCGCCTGCCGGATCGAGGAACTGCTCGACAAGGCGGTCGAGCTCAAGATGCCGGCGATGGCGATCACCGAGCACGGGAACATGTTCTCGTCGGTGGTCTTCCACGACCAGGCGCGCAAGCGCGGCATCAACCCGATCCTCGGGTGCGAAGTCTACGTCGCGCCGGGCGACCGCCGCACCAAGAGCGGGTCGCCGGGCGAGACCGCCAACCATCTGGTGCTCCTGGCCGAGACCAACGAGGGGTATCACAACCTGATCAAGCTGGTCTCGTCGGGCTACACGGAGGGCTTCTACTACAAGCCGCGCATCGACAAGGCGCTGCTGGCGCAGCACGCGAAGGGGCTGATCGGCCTGAGCAGCTGCCTCAAGGGGGAGGTCGCGACCGGCATCCGCACCGAGCAGCAGCACAAGGCGATCGCCGCCGCGGCCGCCTATCGCGACATTCTGGGGCGCGACAACTTCTTCCTGGAGATGCAGTATCAGGGCATCGACGAGCAGCAGATCGTCAACACCGGCCTGCAGCCGATCGCGCGCGACCTCGGCATCGATCTGGTCGTCACCAACGATGTCCACTATCTCAAGAACTCCGACTACAAGCCGCACGACATCCTGCTCTGCATCGGCACCGGCAAGACGGTCAACGACACCGACCGCCTGAAGTATCACGGCGACCAGTTCTTCCTGAAGACCGCCGAGGAAATGGCGCGCGTCTTCCCGGACCATCTCGACGCGATGCGGCGGACGGTGGAGATCGCCGCGCGCTGCCACGTCGATCTCTCGTTCAAGGAGAACTACCTTCCGAACTTCGAGGTCCCGGACGGTTTCACGCTCGACGAGTACTTCGAGCACATCGTCCGGCAGGGGTTCGAGATGCGGCTGGCGCGGCTCAGGGACCTGGCGACGCAGGGACGGCTGACCCACACCATCGACGAGTACGAGCGGCGGCTCTCGTACGAGATCGAGATGATCAAGAAGATGAAGTACCCCGGATACTTCTGTATCGTCTGGGACTTCATCCGCTATGCGCGCGAGCAGGGGATCCCGGTTGGCCCCGGCCGCGGCTCCGCAGCCGGCAGCTTCGTCGCCTACTGCCTGCGCATCACCGACGTCGACCCGATCGAGTACGACCTGATCTTCGAGCGCTTCCTCAACCCGGAGCGCGTCTCGCTGCCCGACATCGACATCGACTTCTGCGAGCGGCGGCGCGGCGAGGTCATCGAGTACGTGACGCGCAAGTACGGGCGCGAACAGGTCGCGCAGATCATCACGTTCGGGACGATGAAGGCGCGCGCGGTCGTCCGCGACGTGGCGCGCGTCATGGACATCCCCTACGCCGACGCCGACAAGGTGGCGAAGGCGGTCCCGCCGGCGCTCGACATGACGCTGGCCAAGGCCCTCGAAGAGAGCCCGCCGCTCAAGGAGATGGTCGAGAAGGACGAGCGGGTCAAGGAGCTGATCAGCGTCGCGCAGCGCCTCGAGGGGATGACCCGCCACGCTTCGGTGCACGCCGCCGGCGTCGTCATCGCGCCGCGGCCGCTGACCGAGTTCGTTCCCCTCTACAAATCGCAGAAGGACGAAATCGTCACGCAGTGGGCGATGAAGGAGGTCGAGCGCGTCGGCCTCCTCAAGATGGACTTTCTCGGCCTCAGCACGCTGACGCTGATCCAGGACTGCCTGGCGGAGATCAAGCGGACCGAAGGCGTCGATCTCGACATCGACGCGATCCCGCTCAGCGACGGCAAGACCTACAAGCTCTTCTCGGACGGGCAGACCTACGGCGTGTTCCAGTTCGAAAGCTCGGGCATGCGCGAGCTGCTGCGCAAGGCGAAGCCGGAGCGCCTCGACGATCTGATCGCGCTCAACGCGCTCTATCGTCCAGGCCCGCTCAAGTCGGGGATGGTCGACGACTTCATCTCGCGCAAGCAGGGAAAGACCGAGGTCAAGTACGAGCTGAAGCAGCTCGAGCCGATTCTCTCCGACACCTACGGCGTCATCGCCTACCAGGAGCAGGTCATGCGCATCGCCGCGGTGCTGGCCGGCTTCACGATGGGACAGTCGGACGTGCTGCGCAAGGCCATGGGCAAGAAGGATCCCAAGGTCATGGCCAAGCAGCGCGAGGCCTTCATGGAAGGGGCGCTGAAGAACGGCGTCAACGAGAAGAAGGCCAGGAAGATTTTCGACCTGATGGAGTTCTTCGCCGGCTACGGCTTCAACAAGTCGCACTCGACGACCTACGCGTGGGTCGCCTACCAGACCGCCTACCTGAAGGCGAACTACCCGTCGCATTTCATGTCGGCGCTGCTCACCATCGAAGCGGCCAACACCGACAAGCTGGCGATGTATCTCGGCGAGTGCCGCGACCTGGGTATCCCGATCCTGCCGCCCGACATCAACACCAGCCAGCTCGCGTTCACCGTCGAGCGAGGACAGGCCGGCGTGATGACCGGCACTGCAGGAAGCGACGCCACGGCCTCCGTCGGGCAGGGCGTGAGCGCCTCGGCACAGGGCGGGAGCCCGTTCTCGGCGAACCCGCCCGTCCGCTTCGGCCTGTGCGCCGTCAAGAACGTCGGCGAGGGCGCGATCCTCTCGATGCTGGCGGTGCGCGCGGAGAAGGGCAGAATCGAGTCCCTGTTCACACTGTGCGAACAGGTCGACCAGCGGCTCGTCAACAAGCGGCCGCTCGAGAGCCTGGTCAAGGCCGGCGCCTTCGACGATCTCGCCGCCGGATCGATCGCCCAGCGCCGGGCGCGGCTCTTCGCCGCGGTCGACAAGGCCGTCGAGCACGGCAGCCGCCGCCAGCGCGATCGTCAGGACGGCCACGTCTCGCTCTTCGGCGGCGACGAGGAGGGGGGCGACGCGGCGATTCCGCTGCCCGAGGCGGCGGCGTGGAACGACGCGCAGCAGCTGGCGTTCGAGAAAGAGGCGCTCGGCCTCTACATGTCCGGCCATCCGCTCGAGCGCTTCAGCGACGAGCTGAAGACGTTCGGCGCCCAGCGCCTCGGTGATCTGACGCAGTCGCTCGCCGACGTCTGGATCGCCGGCATCGTCAGCGGCCTGCGTCCGCTCAAGACCAAGAAGGGCGATCGCATGGCGGTATTCATGGCCGACGACATCGCCGGCGGCGTCGAAGTGGTGGTCTTTCCCGAGGCCTTCGGCAAGCACGGCCACCTGGTGGTCGCTGACGCCATGCTCCTGGTGCGCGGCAAGTACGAGCGCGACGACGAATCCGCCCGCCTCGTCGCCAGCGAACTGCAGCCCATCTCGATGCTGAAGGAGCGGACGACGCGGGAGGTGGTCATCCACCTGCGGGCGCCGTCCCGGGGGGTGCTCGAAGCGCTGGCCGAGCTGCTGTCGCGCCACCGCGGGGATCGCCGCGTCTGCCTCGAGCTCGACACCAAGCGGAATGGCCACCCGGCGCTGCGCGTCCACGCCGACGTCGCGCAACGGGTGAGGCCTTCGGAAAAGCTGGTCGAGGAAGTCGAACGGCTATGCGGCGCGGGCACGATAGAGTTGCGTTGA
- the guaA gene encoding glutamine-hydrolyzing GMP synthase, translating into MAHQTIVVLDFGSQFTQLIARRLRELSVYSEILPYNTPIADIRVRNPVGIVLSGGPRSVREPSAPRCEPGVFEAGVPVLGICYGMQLMTDALGGEVAPAPQREYGHAIVRVEARAPMLASIAPELRVWASHGDFVKTVPAGFTVTATSANAPVAAMADEARRYYALLFHPEVAHTDRGTEILRNFAFDICGCTGDWTMASFVQDTVESVRRQVGDGRVVCGLSGGVDSTVAALLIHRAIGDRLTCIFVDNGVMRLDEAAQIRTRYEKLRLPLVFADATDLFLGRLAGLTDPEQKRKIIGAAFIEVFEAEAKKLEAQQGGFDFLAQGTLYPDVIESVSVIGPSHVIKSHHNVGGLPEHMRFTLVEPLRQLFKDEVRAVGQEMGLEDEFVWRQPFPGPGLAVRILGEITPSRLDLLRHADAIVSEEVKHAGWYRRLWQSFAVLLPVQSVGVMGDARTYEYTAAIRAVDSKDGMTADWARLPHELLASISSRIVNEVKGINRVVYDISSKPPSTIEWE; encoded by the coding sequence GTGGCACATCAAACCATCGTCGTTCTCGACTTCGGATCGCAGTTCACGCAGTTGATCGCGCGCCGCTTGCGGGAGCTGTCGGTCTACTCGGAAATCCTTCCGTACAACACGCCGATCGCCGACATTCGCGTCAGGAACCCGGTCGGCATCGTGCTGTCGGGCGGTCCGCGGAGCGTGCGCGAGCCGTCGGCGCCGCGGTGCGAGCCCGGGGTGTTCGAGGCGGGCGTGCCGGTGCTCGGCATCTGCTACGGCATGCAACTCATGACCGACGCGCTCGGCGGAGAGGTCGCGCCGGCGCCGCAGCGCGAATACGGGCACGCGATCGTCCGCGTCGAGGCGCGGGCGCCGATGCTGGCGTCGATCGCGCCGGAGCTGCGCGTGTGGGCGAGCCATGGCGACTTCGTAAAAACGGTGCCGGCCGGGTTCACCGTCACCGCGACGAGCGCCAACGCGCCCGTCGCCGCGATGGCCGACGAAGCGCGGCGGTACTACGCGCTGCTGTTTCACCCCGAGGTCGCGCATACCGATCGGGGGACGGAGATTCTGCGCAACTTCGCCTTCGACATCTGCGGCTGTACCGGCGACTGGACGATGGCGTCCTTCGTGCAGGACACGGTGGAATCGGTCCGGCGGCAGGTCGGCGACGGGCGCGTCGTGTGCGGACTGAGCGGCGGCGTCGACTCCACTGTGGCGGCGCTGCTCATCCACCGGGCGATCGGCGATCGGTTGACCTGCATCTTCGTGGACAACGGCGTGATGCGCCTCGACGAGGCGGCGCAGATTCGCACGCGCTACGAGAAACTGCGCCTGCCGCTGGTGTTTGCCGACGCGACGGATTTGTTCCTCGGCCGTCTGGCTGGTCTCACCGATCCGGAACAGAAGCGGAAAATCATCGGCGCCGCGTTCATCGAAGTGTTCGAAGCCGAAGCCAAGAAGCTGGAGGCGCAGCAGGGCGGGTTCGATTTTCTCGCGCAGGGAACGCTGTATCCGGACGTGATCGAGAGCGTCTCGGTGATCGGGCCGTCGCACGTGATCAAGAGTCATCACAACGTCGGCGGATTGCCGGAGCACATGCGCTTCACGCTCGTCGAGCCGTTGCGCCAGCTCTTCAAGGACGAAGTCCGAGCCGTCGGCCAGGAGATGGGGCTCGAGGACGAGTTCGTATGGCGTCAGCCGTTTCCCGGACCAGGGCTGGCGGTCCGGATCCTCGGCGAGATCACGCCGTCGCGGCTGGACCTGCTCCGTCACGCCGACGCGATAGTGTCGGAAGAAGTGAAGCACGCCGGCTGGTACCGGCGGCTCTGGCAGTCGTTCGCGGTGCTGTTGCCGGTGCAGAGCGTCGGGGTGATGGGGGACGCGCGCACCTATGAGTACACGGCCGCGATCCGCGCCGTCGACAGCAAGGACGGCATGACCGCCGACTGGGCGCGGCTGCCGCATGAGCTCCTCGCGTCGATCTCCTCGCGCATCGTCAACGAGGTGAAGGGCATCAACCGCGTGGTCTACGACATCAGCAGCAAACCGCCTTCGACGATCGAGTGGGAATGA